One window of the Salvia splendens isolate huo1 chromosome 1, SspV2, whole genome shotgun sequence genome contains the following:
- the LOC121798821 gene encoding LOB domain-containing protein 18-like, translated as MSSENAAGSSGGGGPCGACKFLRRKCVAGCIFAPYFDSEQGAAHFAAVHKVFGASNVSKLLHHIPSQKRLDAVVTICYEAQSRLRDPIYGCVAHVFALQQQVVNLQQELSYIQAHLAALELPTPPPLQPQQLMVPASQSILDLPPIPAAYDFSAMCGDMVAPPSLWSVYPRQQIDQQRQFSNAAVGGGGDLQELARELLNRHAPPMVVRCGNQASSLPPNSRQMRD; from the exons ATGAGTAGTGAAAACGCGGCGGGAAGCAGCGGCGGCGGGGGGCCGTGCGGGGCATGCAAGTTTCTGCGGCGGAAGTGCGTGGCCGGGTGCATATTCGCGCCGTATTTCGACTCGGAGCAGGGCGCCGCCCACTTCGCCGCGGTGCACAAGGTGTTCGGAGCGAGCAACGTGTCGAAGCTCCTCCACCACATCCCCTCGCAGAAGCGCCTCGACGCCGTCGTCACCATTTGCTACGAGGCTCAGTCCCGCCTCCGCGACCCCATCTACGGCTGCGTCGCCCACGTCTTCGCTCTCCAACAACAg GTGGTGAATCTGCAGCAAGAACTCTCCTACATACAAGCCCACCTGGCGGCGCTGGAGCTTCCGACACcaccgccgctgcagccgcagCAATTGATGGTTCCGGCGTCGCAGTCGATACTGGACCTGCCACCGATCCCGGCGGCGTACGACTTCTCGGCAATGTGCGGGGATATGGTGGCGCCTCCCTCGCTTTGGAGCGTGTATCCGCGGCAGCAAATCGATCAGCAGCGCCAGTTCTCCAACGCGGCCGTAGGAGGAGGCGGCGATCTTCAGGAGCTGGCGCGTGAGCTTCTGAACCGGCACGCTCCGCCGATGGTGGTGCGATGCGGGAACCAAGCTTCGTCTTTGCCGCCCAACTCTAGGCAGATGAGAGATTAA
- the LOC121809407 gene encoding brefeldin A-inhibited guanine nucleotide-exchange protein 2-like codes for MASSEVDSRLNQILIPALEKIQKNASWRKHSKLGSECKSVIEHLTTPNLNPTAASPPTSPSAQSDSDASLLPGVLLDLSLYDSEIVLSPLINALSTNYLKVSEPALDAVQKLIAHGYLHGEADPSGGAEAKLLSKLIDSACKCHELGDEHAELLVIKSLLSAVTSVALRLHGDCLLQVVRTCYDIYLNSKNGVNQTTSKASLVQMLVIVFRRMEVDSSTVPLQPIVVAELVEPAEKADVDGSMIFVQSFITKIMQDIDGVFSPGTPSGVTGSGAGAHDGAFETKTSTVEGTNPADLLDSTDKDMLDAKYWEISMYKTALEGRKGELADCEGERDDDLEVQIGNKLRRDAFLVFRALCKLSMKTPPKDAVADPQSMKGKIVALELLKLLLENAGAIFRTSERFLDAIKQYLCLSLLKNSASTHMIVFQLSCSIFMSLVSRFRAGLKAEIGVFFPMIVLRVLENVVQPNFQQKVTVLHFLEKLCVDSQILIDIFLNYDCDVNASNIFERMVNGLLKTAQGVPPGVSSTLQPPQDASMKLEAMKCLVAILKCMGNWMNKQLRIPDIQSSKKLDAADNVPDSGSPPHTNGNIDEPTEGSDAQGEASSEVSDVSTLEQRRAYKLELQEGISLFNRKPKKGIEFLINANKVGNSAEEIAAFLKNANGLDKTLIGDYLGEREDMSLKVMHAYVNSFEFQGMEFDEAIRVFLQGFRLPGEAQKIDRIMEKFAEQYCKCNPKTFTSADTAYVLAYSVILLNTDAHNPMVKNKMSAEDFIRNNRGIDDGKDLPEEYLRSLYERISRSEIKMKEDNLSVQQKQSVNSNSVLGLDSILNIVIRKRGEDSMETSDDLMRHMQEQFKEKARKSESIYYPAIDTVVLKFMIEACWAPMLAAFSVPLDQSDDEIVIALCLEGFRNAIHVTAGMSMKTHRDAFLTSLAKFTSLHSPADIKKKNIDAIKVIVTIADEDGNYLQEGWEHILTCVSRFEHLHLLGEGAPPDAAFFAIQLNELDKSKQGRSNNLPVLKKKGAAKIQNAASAMRRGSYDSAGIGGNVAAGITSEQMNNLVSNLNMLEQVGDVNRIFIRSQKLNSEAIVDFVKALCKVSMDELRSTSDPRVFSLTKIVEIAHYNMNRIRLVWSKIWQVLSDFFVTIGCSENLSIAIFAMDSLRQLSMKFLEREELANYNFQNEFMKPFVIVMRKSSAVEIRELIIRCVSQMVLSRVNNVKSGWKSMFMVFTTAAYDDHKNIVLLSFEIIEKIVRDYFPYITETESTTFTDCVNCLIAFTNTRFNKEISLNAIGFLRYCAEKLAEGNLGKEAPEVASPSSPQIGKERKGDNGEPANRVDHLYLWFPLLAGLSELSFDPRPEIRKSAVQLLFDTLRNYGQHFSLALWEKVFESVLFRIFDGARRAIDPSSDESGHIDNGDMELDQDSWLYETCTLALQLVVDLFVNFYDTVNPLLKKVLTLLVSFIKRPHQSLAGIGIAAFVRLMSNAGEMFSEDQWLDVVSSLKEAASETRPDFSFILDDNSKTVAQGDDVNESSRDESAGAVSSNDGSDNSRSRRLYTAISDIKCRAAIQLLLIQAIVEIYNMHRAQLSVKNTVILFDAVHAVAIHAHKINSNGGLRQKLQELGSMTQMQDPPLLRLENDSYQICLTFLQNLALDRPPSYEESEVESYLVNLCQEVLQFYIVVACSGHLPDSSLDRRTHWTIPLGSGRRRELAARAPLIVATLQAISTLGDSSFQKNLSCFYPLLSSLIGCEHGSNEVQLALSDMLHSSVGPILLRSC; via the exons ATGGCTTCTTCGGAAGTTGATTCCCGCTTAAACCAAATCCTGATCCCCGCGCTCGAGAAGATCCAGAAAAATGCTTCGTGGCGCAAGCATTCCAAGCTCGGGTCCGAGTGCAAATCCGTTATCGAGCACCTCACCACACCCAATCTGAACCCTACCGCCGCGTCGCCGCCTACGTCTCCGTCGGCGCAATCCGATTCCGACGCGTCTTTGCTGCCGGGCGTCCTCCTAGATCTTTCCCTGTACGATTCCGAGATCGTTCTCAGCCCACTCATCAACGCACTATCCACGAACTACCTCAAAGTTTCGGAGCCTGCTCTTGATGCGGTCCAGAAATTGATCGCCCACGGGTACTTACACGGCGAAGCGGACCCCAGCGGTGGCGCGGAGGCGAAGTTGCTCTCGAAATTGATCGACTCCGCTTGCAAGTGCCACGAATTGGGGGACGAGCATGCGGAGTTGTTGGTGATCAAGTCGCTTCTTTCAGCGGTTACGTCGGTTGCGCTGCGACTGCACGGTGATTGTCTGCTGCAAGTGGTGAGGACTTGCTATGACATATATTTGAATAGTAAGAATGGGGTGAATCAGACGACATCCAAGGCGTCGTTGGTTCAGATGCTAGTTATTGTGTTTAGGAGAATGGAGGTGGATTCGTCTACGGTGCCATTGCAGCCTATTGTGGTCGCAGAGCTTGTGGAGCCAGCAGAGAAGGCAGATGTGGATGGTTCCATGATTTTCGTTCAGAGTTTTATTACTAAGATAATGCAGGATATAGATGGAGTTTTCAGCCCTGGTACGCCCAGTGGTGTCACGGGATCAGGGGCTGGGGCCCATGATGGGGCATTTGAGACGAAGACCTCAACTGTGGAGGGCACAAATCCGGCGGATTTGTTGGACTCAACGGATAAGGATATGCTTGACGCTAAGTATTGGGAGATCAGCATGTATAAGACGGCATTAGAGGGTAGGAAAGGAGAGTTAGCAGACTGTGAGGGAGAAAGGGATGATGATTTGGAGGTGCAGATTGGAAACAAGTTGAGGAGGGATGCTTTTTTGGTTTTCCGGGCTTTGTGTAAGCTCTCCATGAAGACTCCACCCAAGGATGCCGTCGCTGATCCCCAATCAATGAAGGGGAAGATAGTGGCATTGGAATTACTCAAACTTTTACTGGAAAATGCTGGGGCAATATTTAGGACTAGTGAAAG ATTTTTAGATGCTATAAAGCAGTACTTGTGTTTGTCACTATTGAAGAACAGTGCTTCAACTCATATGATCGTGTTCCAGCTCTCATGCTCCATATTTATGAGCCTGGTGTCGCGTTTTAGAGCTGGATTGAAAGCAGAAATTGGGGTATTTTTTCCTATGATAGTCCTTCGAGTGTTAGAAAATGTTGTGCAACCCAATTTTCAGCAGAAGGTGACAGTCCTTCACTTTCTGGAGAAGCTGTGTGTAGATTCACAGATCTTGATAGACATATTCCTCAATTATGACTGTGATGTTAATGCTTCCAATATATTTGAGAG AATGGTCAATGGACTACTTAAAACTGCTCAGGGTGTTCCACCTGGTGTTTCAAGTACACTCCAGCCCCCGCAAGATGCTAGTATGAAGCTAGAAGCTATGAAGTGCTTAGTTGCTATCCTAAAATGCATGGGTAACTGGATGAACAAGCAATTGCGAATTCCAGATATTCAGTCGTCAAAGAAACTAGATGCTGCAGATAATGTACCTGATTCTGGGAGTCCCCCTCACACAAATGGCAATATAGATGAGCCAACTGAAGGATCGGATGCACAGGGTGAAGCTTCCAGTGAAGTTTCTGATGTTTCTACCCTGGAGCAGCGCCGTGCCTATAAACTTGAACTTCAG GAAGGCATCTCTCTTTTTAATCGCAAACCCAAGAAAGGTATTGAGTTCCTGATAAATGCAAATAAGGTGGGAAACTCCGCAGAAGAGATAGCAGCTTTCCTTAAAAATGCCAATGGTTTGGATAAAACTCTGATTGGTGACTATTTGGGTGAAAGGGAAGATATGTCACTGAAAGTAATGCATGCTTATGTGAATTCATTTGAATTCCAAGGGATGGAGTTTGATGAGGCAATCAGGGTCTTCCTACAGGGCTTTCGGTTGCCTGGCGAGGCACAAAAGATTGACCGGATCATGGAAAAGTTTGCTGAACAGTACTGCAAATGTAATCCAAAGACCTTTACAAGTGCTGATACAGCTTATGTGCTTGCATACTCTGTTATACTACTGAACACTGATGCACACAATCCTATGGTCAAGAACAAG ATGTCAGCTGAGGATTTTATAAGGAACAATCGTGGGATTGATGATGGAAAAGATCTACCGGAGGAGTACTTGAGATCATTGTATGAACGGATATCTAGAAGTGAGATCAAAATGAAAGAAGATAATTTGTCTGTCCAACAGAAGCAGTCTGTGAACTCAAACAGTGTTTTAGGTTTGGATAGCATACTAAACATTGTGATACGTAAGCGTGGGGAAGACAGTATGGAGACCAGTGATGACCTCATGAGACACATGCAGGAACAGTTCAAAGAAAAAGCTCGCAAGTCAGA GTCAATTTACTATCCTGCCATAGATACGGTGGTCCTCAAGTTCATGATTGAAGCATGTTGGGCTCCAATGTTGGCTGCCTTCAGTGTTCCTCTTGACCAAAGTGATGATGAAATTGTGATAGCCCTCTGCTTAGAGGGCTTTCGTAATGCAATCCATGTCACTGCAGGAATGTCCATGAAAACTCATAGAGATGCTTTTTTGACATCATTAGCCAAGTTTACTTCACTCCACTCACCTGCAGatatcaaaaagaaaaatattgatGCAATCAAG GTTATAGTCACCATAGCAGATGAGGATGGGAACTATTTACAGGAAGGCTGGGAACATATATTAACATGCGTTTCACGGTTTGAGCATCTGCACCTACTGGGTGAAGGTGCACCACCGGATGCTGCTTTCTTTGCAATCCAGCTTAATGAATTAGACAAATCTAAACAAGGCAGATCAAACAATCTTCCTGTTTTAAAAAAGAAGGGAGCGGCGAAGATTCAGAATGCAGCTTCTGCAATGAGGAGGGGTTCATATGATAGTGCTGGTATAGGTGGTAATGTTGCTGCTGGAATAACATCTGAACAGATGAACAACTTGGTCTCTAACTTAAACATGTTGGAGCAAGTTGGCGATGTTAACCGCATATTCATACGGAGCCAAAAACTGAATAGTGAGGCGATAGTTGATTTTGTCAAGGCTCTCTGCAAGGTATCTATGGATGAACTACGATCTACATCTGATCCTCGGGTTTTCAGCCTCACTAAGATTGTTGAGATTGC GCACTACAACATGAATCGCATTAGGCTTGTATGGTCAAAGATTTGGCAAGTACTCTCTGATTTTTTTGTGACCATTGGCTGTTCAGAAAACCTTTCTATTGCAATATTTGCGATGGACTCTTTGCGCCAGTTATCAATGAAATTCTTGGAAAGAGAAGAATTGGCTAACTATAACTTTCAGAATGAGTTCATGAAGCCTTTTGTAATTGTAATGCGCAAGAGTAGTGCTGTTGAAATCCGAGAATTGATTATCAGATGTGTTTCTCAGATGGTGTTATCCCGAGTGAATAATGTCAAATCGGGATGGAAGAGCATGTTCATG GTCTTCACAACAGCTGCTTATGATGATCATAAGAACATTGTCCTCCTCTCATTCGAAATAATTGAGAAGATTGTTCGTGATTATTTCCCATATATCACTGAAACTGAATCTACTACTTTTACAGACtgtgtaaattgtttaattgcGTTCACCAATACTAGATTCAACAAAGAAATTAGTCTTAATGCCATTGGTTTCCTTCGGTATTGTGCCGAAAAACTTGCTGAAGGAAATCTAGGGAAGGAAGCTCCTGAAGTGGCTTCTCCATCTTCGCCTCAAATTGGTAAAGAAAGAAAAGGTGACAATGGGGAACCTGCAAATAGGGTGGACCATCTCTATTTATGGTTTCCTTTGTTGGCAG GTTTATCTGAACTGAGCTTTGACCCAAGGCCTGAAATCAGGAAGAGTGCCGTACAATTACTATTTGATACTTTGCGTAACTATGGGCAACACTTCTCCCTAGCCTTGTGGGAGAAGGTGTTTGAATCTGTCCTGTTTAGAATATTTGATGGCGCTCGGCGTGCTATTGATCCATCCAGTGATGAGTCTGGGCATATAGACAATGGTGATATGGAACTCGATCAAGATTCATGGCTGTATGAGACGTGCACATTGGCTCTGCAATTAGTTGTAGATCTTTTTGTTAATTTCTATGATACAGTCAATCCCCTTCTGAAGAAGGTGCTGACGCTTCTAGTCAGTTTTATCAAGCGTCCTCATCAAAGCCTTGCTGGTATTGGTATTGCTGCATTTGTTCGCCTAATGAGCAATGCTGGGGAGATGTTCTCTGAAGACCAGTGGTTGGATGTGGTTTCATCTCTCAAAGAAGCAGCGAGCGAAACACGCCCTGATTTCTCCTTCATCCTTGATGACAACAGCAAAACAGTGGCCCAAGGAGATGATGTCAATGAGAGCAGTCGTGATGAATCTGCCGGGGCAGTCTCCTCCAACGATGGTTCAGATAACTCCAGGAGTCGTCGTCTGTATACAGCTATATCTGATATCAAGTGCCGAGCTGCAATTCAACTTTTACTAATACAG GCAATAGTGGAGATCTACAACATGCACAGAGCTCAATTATCAGTTAAAAACACAGTCATCCTTTTCGATGCTGTGCATGCTGTGGCAATTCATGCACACAAGATAAATAGCAATGGAGGGCTACGTCAAAAGCTCCAGGAACTCGGGTCCATGACGCAAATGCAGGATCCTCCTCTACTTCGCCTGGAGAACGACTCTTACCAGATCTGCCTCACATTTCTGCAGAATCTTGCACTCGATAGACCTCCTAGTTACGAGGAGTCAGAAGTGGAGTCTTATCTTGTCAACCTCTGCCAAGAAGTCTTGCAGTTCTACATTGTTGTTGCCTGCTCGGGACATCTTCCTGACTCATCTCTCGACAGACGAACACACTGGACGATACCTCTAGGATCTGGAAGACGAAGAGAACTGGCTGCACGAGCACCTCTCATCGTTGCTACTCTACAGGCTATAAGTACATTAGGAGATTCTTCATTCCAGAAGAACTTGTCTTGCTTCTATCCCCTGCTTTCGAGCTTGATAGGTTGTGAACACGGTTCAAACGAGGTCCAACTCGCCCTGAGTGATATGCTCCACTCATCAGTGGGTCCAATCCTCCTACGTTCTTGTTGA
- the LOC121794326 gene encoding AT-hook motif nuclear-localized protein 22-like, with protein sequence MDQLAHGRPLPPPFHAGDLQLHHHQFQHHHDDEQSGNSRPIKRDRDESYGLQTPTSEEKEFAAASGGGDGEVTRRPRGRPAGSKNKPKPPIIITRDSANALRSHMMEVAGGCDIQESVSAFATRRQRGVCILNGNGTVTNVTLRQPSAPGAVVTLHGRFEILSLSGSFLPPPAPPAASSLTIYISGGQGQVLGGTVVGPLMAAGPVVIMAASFGNAAYERLPLEEEEAVPGGGQMEAGQQMMSDQNPNLFQGMQQNMMNSLPAEAYWGTARPPF encoded by the coding sequence ATGGATCAGCTAGCTCACGGCCGCCCTCTCCCGCCTCCGTTCCACGCCGGAGATCTccagctccaccaccaccagtTCCAGCACCACCACGACGACGAGCAGAGCGGAAACAGCCGCCCAATCAAGCGAGATCGCGACGAGAGCTACGGCCTCCAAACCCCCACATCGGAGGAGAAGGAATTCGCCGCAGCCTCCGGAGGCGGCGACGGCGAGGTGACGCGGCGGCCGCGGGGGAGGCCGGCGGGGTCGAAGAACAAGCCGAAGCCGCCGATCATCATCACCCGCGACAGCGCCAACGCCCTCCGGTCCCACATGATGGAGGTCGCCGGCGGCTGCGACATCCAGGAGAGCGTCTCCGCCTTCGCGACGCGGCGGCAGCGCGGCGTCTGCATCCTCAACGGCAACGGCACAGTCACCAACGTCACCCTCCGGCAGCCCTCCGCCCCCGGCGCCGTCGTCACGCTCCACGGCCGCTTCGAGATCCTCTCCCTCTCCGGCTCCTTCCTTCCCCCGCCGGCGCCGCCCGCCGCCTCCTCCCTCACCATCTACATCTCCGGCGGCCAGGGCCAGGTCCTCGGCGGCACCGTCGTCGGCCCCCTCATGGCCGCCGGCCCCGTCGTGATCATGGCCGCCTCCTTCGGGAATGCGGCCTACGAGCGGCTGCCgctggaggaggaggaggcggtgCCCGGAGGCGGGCAGATGGAGGCAGGGCAGCAGATGATGAGTGATCAGAACCCTAATTTGTTTCAAGGAATGCAGCAGAATATGATGAATTCGTTGCCGGCTGAAGCTTATTGGGGCACGGCTCGCCCTCCATTTTGA
- the LOC121809414 gene encoding kinesin-like protein KIN-UB, with protein MATGVGNRNGTHKLPNLRNSASFKSKLPPANARRSVGAVGGADSVSGRVRVAVRLRPRNTEELVADADFADCVDLQPELKRLKLRKNNWDSDTFEFDEVLTEYASQKRVYEVVAKPVVESVLEGYNGTVMAYGQTGTGKTYTLGRLGDEDTSARGIMVRAMEDILANISPETDSISVSFLQLYMEYIQDLLNPANDNISIVEDQKTGDVSLPGATVWEIRDQQSFMQLLRLGEAHRIAANTKLNTESSRSHALLMVHVKKSVVDRDEFSLDAQNRSIGNLRPPMLRKGKLIVVDLAGSERIHKSGSEGHMLEEAKSINLSLSALGKCINALAENSPHVPVRDSKLTRLLKDSFGGTSRTSLVITIGPSPRHRAETSSTIMFGQRAMKVENMLKIKEEFDYKSLAKRLEMEIDKLMAENERQQKVYENEIERIRLEAQKRVAEAERNYVEALEEEKTKCQMDYMESIKKLEEKWTINQQKHTINAEINNGAGNEEVVELKRLLQDEVCLRKAAEDETHNLKSQLFRFSKMELAGGSSDGLQQVLEEESYQKKKLEEEVRVLRSQLAQISIEANQVRGYPDGSNSGNPLPGQDSLGPLNHMRSRDGSNGERASITNLHEQVGLQKILSLLESEDANVRIHAVKVVANLAAEEGNQEKIVEAGGLTSLLMLLRTYGDETIRRIAAGAIANLAMNEANQELIMAQGGICLLAMTATDAEDPQTLRMVAGAIANLCGNDKLQMRLRSEGGIKALLGMVRCRHPDVLSQVARGIANFAKCESRASSQGSRHGRSLLIDDGALPWIVQNANSEASLIRRHVELALCHLAQHEINAKDMISGGALWELVRISRDCSREDIRALARRTLTSSSTFQSELRRLRIEV; from the exons ATGGCTACTGGTGTTGGTAACAGAAACGGCACGCACAAGTTGCCAAATCTCCGAAACTCGGCTTCATTCAAGTCGAAGCTCCCTCCGGCAAATGCCCGCCGCAGCGTCGGCGCAGTTGGCGGTGCCGATTCCG TTTCAGGGCGAGTCCGAGTTGCTGTAAGATTGCGACCTCGGAATACTGAAGAGTTGGTAGCAGATGCAGATTTTGCTGATTGTGTGGATTTGCAGCCAGAG CTTAAAAGGTTGAAACTGCGTAAAAATAATTGGGATTCAGATACTTTTGAGTTTGATGAAGTCTTGACTGAATATGCGTCTCAAAAGCGTGTCTATGAAGTTGTTGCCAAACCTGTTGTTGAG AGTGTTTTAGAGGGTTACAATGGGACGGTGATGGCTTATGGTCAAACTGGAACTGGGAAGACTTATACTCTCGGCCGATTAGGTGATGAAGATACCTCTGCTCGGGGCATAATGGTTCGTGCAATGGAGGATATACTAGCAAATATCTCACCTGAAACTGATTCTATCTCAGTTTCATTCTTGCAG CTTTATATGGAATACATCCAGGATTTATTGAACCCAGCAAATGATAATATATCAATTGTTGAGGACCAGAAAACTGGTGATGTTTCTTTGCCAGGGGCAACTGTCTGGGAGATCAGAGACCAGCAAAGTTTCATGCAACTCTTACGCTTAGGTGAAGCACATAGGATTGCTGCCAACACTAAACTGAACACTGAATCTTCTCGTAGTCATGCCCTTCTGATG GTACATGTGAAGAAGTCTGTAGTGGACAGGGATGAATTTTCTCTGGATGCACAAAATCGCTCAATTGGTAATTTGAGGCCTCCTATGCTACGTAAAGGGAAACTGATCGTGGTAGATCTTGCTGGTTCTGAACGCATTCATAAGTCAG GAAGCGAGGGACACATGCTAGAAGAAGCCAAGTCTATAAATCTTTCACTTAGTGCATTAGGGAAATGTATAAATGCCTTGGCAGAAAACAGTCCTCACGTCCCAGTTCGAGATTCAAAGCTTACAAGGTTACTTAAAGATTCATTTGGAG GGACATCCAGAACCTCATTAGTTATCACAATCGGTCCTTCTCCACGTCATCGAGCAGAGACTTCAAGTACCATAATGTTTGGGCAAAGG GCTATGAAAGTGGAGAACATGCTGAAGATTAAGGAAGAATTTGACTACAAGAGTTTGGCGAAGAGACTTGAGATGGAAATTGATAAACTTATGGCCGAGAATGAAAGGCAGCAAAAGGTTTATGAAAATGAGATTGAGAGAATCAGATTAGAAGCACAGAAACGTGTCGCTGAGGCTGAAAGGAATTATGTGGAAGCCTTAGAG GAGGAGAAAACCAAATGTCAGATGGATTATATGGAGTCAATTAAGAAGCTTGAGGAGAAGTGGACTATCAACCAGCAAAAGCATACTATTAATGCAGAG ATTAACAATGGTGCTGGTAATGAAGAGGTTGTGGAGCTAAAAAGGCTGCTTCAAGATGAAGTTTGTCTACGAAAAGCAGCTGAAGATGAAACTCACAACTTAAAGAGTCAGCTATTTAGATTTTCAAAGATGGAG TTGGCAGGTGGAAGCTCTGATGGCCTACAGCAAGTGCTGGAAGAGGAGAGTTATCAGAAAAAGAAACTTGAAGAAGAAGTGAGAGTTTTAAGGAGTCAACTGGCACAAATATCTATTGAAGCTAATCAA GTGAGAGGCTATCCAGATGGATCCAACTCTGGTAACCCCCTACCTGGTCAAGATTCCTTAGGACCGCTTAATCATATGCGGTCTAGAGATGGTAGTAATGGAGAACGGGCATCTATAACAAACCTTCATGAACAAG TTGGATTGCAAAAGATATTATCATTACTCGAGTCAGAGGATGCTAATGTACGGATTCATGCAGTAAAAGTGGTAGCCAACTTAGCTGCAGAAG AAGGAAATCAGGAAAAGATAGTTGAAGCTGGTGGTCTCACTTCATTGTTAATGCTCCTTAGAACATACGGGGATGAAACAATTCGTAGAATTGCAGCTGGCGCAATCGCCAATCTTGCTATGAATG AGGCTAATCAAGAGCTCATAATGGCCCAAGGTGGAATATGTCTTTTAGCTATGACAGCTACTGATGCAGAAGATCCTCAGACTCTAAGAATGGTTGCTGGAGCAATTGCTAATCTTTGTGGCAATG ATAAACTGCAAATGAGGTTGAGGTCAGAAGGTGGCATCAAAGCTCTATTAGGGATGGTGAGATGTAGACATCCAGATGTTCTATCTCAAGTTGCCCGTGGCATTGCAAATTTTGCCAAGTGTGAATCTAGGGCTTCTAGTCAAG GGTCAAGGCACGGCCGATCCCTCCTGATAGACGACGGCGCCTTGCCATGGATAGTACAAAATGCCAACAGTGAAGCTTCACTAATCAGACGTCATGTTGAGCTCGCACTCTGCCACCTCGCACAGCATG AGATCAATGCGAAAGACATGATCAGCGGAGGAGCCCTCTGGGAGCTGGTTCGTATTTCGCGGGACTGTTCTAGGGAGGATATAAGGGCCCTTGCTCGCCGAACTCTGACCTCAAGTTCCACATTTCAATCCGAACTGCGACGCCTAAGGATCGAGGTTTAG